A window from Sinorhizobium fredii encodes these proteins:
- the dnaE gene encoding DNA polymerase III subunit alpha has translation MAGEDSIGQSMADANPQFVHLRVHSAYSLLEGALPLKKIIAKAVADDQPAIGIADTNNLFAALEFSQKAADEGLQPIIGCQLSIDMEDEAEGERRGHAQQLAKLPSIVLIAATDAGYVRLVDLVSRAYLEGEGHQAARVTRSWLAAGGTDGLIALTGAGSGPVDLALKAGSAALAEGRLKALVELFGNRLYIELQRHGSYDRRHESRLVELAYRYDIPLVATNEAFFPSPADYDAHDALMAVAHNAVVSDDRRFRLTSDHYLKSRKEMAALFADLPEALENTVEIARRCSFMLKTRGPILPRFTGASDDPVEAERAESAELRRQAEEGLEKRLAKLGMALGYKEEDYRERLAFELGVIERMKFPGYFLIVADFIKWAKQHDIPVGPGRGSGAGSLVAYALTITDVDPMRFSLLFERFLNPERVSMPDFDIDFCQDRREEVIRYVQQKYGREQVAQIITFGSLQARAALRDVGRVLEMPYGQVDKICKLVPNNPANPTPLSKAIQEEPRLKEEAEKEPVVGRLLDIAQKIEGLYRHASTHAAGIVIGDRPLSQLVPMYRDPRSDMPVTQFNMKWVEQAGLVKFDFLGLKTLTVLKTAVDFVAKRGIQVDLASIPLDDPKTYEILSRGETVGVFQVESAGMRKALIGMRPDCIEDIIALVALYRPGPMENIPVYNARKHGEEEIESIHPKIDYLLKETQGVIVYQEQVMQIAQVLSGYSLGEADLLRRAMGKKIKEEMDKQRARFVEGAVGNGVSKPQADLIFDLLAKFANYGFNKSHAAAYAIVSYQTAYMKAHYPVEFLAASMTLDMSNTEKINDFRQDAMRLGIQVIAPSVQSSFRPFETGDNRIYYSLAAIKGVGESAVDHIVAVRGDRPFASLEDFCLRIDPKLLNRRVFESLIAAGAFDCFGYDRAELIGGLDRILGFAQRAQENKLSGQSDMFGAGAATGPEKIALPAYTPWLASEKLHREFQVLGFYLSAHPLDTYNNLLAKMRVQTFADFSAAVKKGATAGRLAGTVTSKQERKTRTGNKMGIVAFSDASGQFEAVLFSEMLHQYRDLLEPGKSLVMTVDAEERPEGVGLRIRTLRSLEEESLQMQKALRVYVRDSGPLRSIASHLNAKGDGLVSFIVIKDNGQREIEVELSERYRISPEIAAALRSAPGVVDVELV, from the coding sequence ATGGCAGGCGAGGATAGCATTGGGCAGAGCATGGCGGACGCGAATCCGCAATTCGTTCACCTGCGCGTGCACTCGGCATATTCGCTGCTCGAAGGCGCGCTGCCGCTGAAGAAGATCATCGCCAAGGCGGTGGCCGACGATCAGCCGGCCATCGGCATCGCCGACACGAACAACCTTTTCGCGGCGCTGGAATTTTCCCAGAAGGCGGCGGACGAGGGATTGCAACCGATCATCGGCTGCCAGCTCTCCATCGACATGGAGGACGAGGCGGAGGGGGAGCGGCGCGGTCACGCGCAGCAGCTCGCCAAGCTGCCTTCGATCGTCCTGATTGCCGCGACCGACGCAGGCTATGTCCGTCTCGTCGACCTGGTCAGCCGCGCCTATCTCGAAGGCGAAGGTCATCAGGCGGCGCGGGTGACGCGCTCCTGGCTCGCGGCGGGCGGCACCGATGGTCTGATCGCGCTGACGGGCGCCGGCAGCGGCCCTGTCGATCTGGCGCTGAAGGCCGGTTCGGCCGCTCTTGCCGAGGGGCGCCTCAAGGCGCTGGTCGAGCTGTTCGGCAATCGCCTCTATATCGAACTGCAACGGCACGGCAGCTATGATCGACGTCATGAGAGCCGGCTGGTCGAGCTCGCCTATCGCTACGACATTCCGCTCGTGGCGACGAACGAGGCCTTTTTCCCGTCGCCGGCCGACTATGATGCGCATGACGCGTTGATGGCCGTTGCCCACAATGCCGTCGTCTCTGACGACCGCCGCTTCCGGCTGACGTCGGATCACTATCTCAAGAGCCGCAAGGAGATGGCAGCGCTTTTCGCCGATCTTCCGGAAGCGCTGGAAAACACCGTGGAGATCGCGCGGCGCTGCTCCTTCATGCTGAAGACCCGCGGGCCGATCCTGCCGCGCTTCACCGGTGCCTCGGACGATCCCGTCGAGGCCGAGCGCGCCGAGTCCGCCGAGCTTCGCCGCCAGGCGGAGGAGGGGCTGGAGAAGCGGCTCGCCAAGCTCGGCATGGCGCTGGGCTACAAGGAAGAAGACTATCGCGAGCGCCTGGCCTTCGAACTCGGCGTCATCGAGCGCATGAAGTTTCCGGGTTATTTCCTGATCGTTGCCGACTTCATCAAATGGGCGAAGCAGCACGACATCCCCGTCGGTCCGGGCCGCGGCTCGGGCGCCGGCTCGCTGGTCGCCTATGCGCTGACGATCACCGACGTCGATCCGATGCGCTTCTCGCTCCTCTTCGAGCGCTTCCTCAATCCCGAGCGCGTCTCGATGCCGGACTTCGACATCGACTTCTGCCAGGACCGCCGCGAAGAGGTGATCCGCTACGTGCAGCAGAAATACGGCCGCGAGCAGGTGGCGCAGATCATCACCTTCGGATCGCTGCAGGCGCGTGCGGCGCTGCGCGACGTCGGCCGCGTGCTCGAAATGCCCTACGGCCAGGTCGACAAAATCTGCAAGCTGGTGCCGAACAATCCGGCAAACCCGACGCCGCTGTCGAAGGCGATCCAGGAGGAGCCGCGCCTTAAGGAGGAGGCGGAAAAGGAACCGGTCGTCGGCCGGCTGCTCGATATCGCGCAGAAGATCGAGGGTCTCTACCGCCACGCCTCGACCCATGCGGCGGGCATCGTCATCGGCGACCGTCCGCTGTCGCAACTGGTGCCGATGTACCGCGATCCGCGCTCCGACATGCCGGTCACCCAGTTCAACATGAAATGGGTCGAGCAGGCAGGCCTCGTCAAATTCGACTTCCTCGGACTGAAGACCCTAACCGTGCTGAAGACGGCGGTCGACTTCGTCGCCAAGCGCGGTATTCAGGTCGATCTGGCGAGCATTCCGCTCGACGATCCCAAGACCTACGAGATTCTGTCCCGCGGCGAGACGGTCGGCGTGTTCCAGGTGGAAAGTGCCGGCATGCGCAAAGCGCTGATCGGCATGCGGCCGGACTGCATCGAGGACATCATCGCGCTGGTGGCGCTCTACCGTCCCGGTCCGATGGAAAACATCCCGGTCTACAACGCCCGCAAGCATGGCGAGGAAGAGATCGAATCGATTCATCCGAAAATCGATTACCTGCTCAAGGAAACGCAAGGCGTTATCGTCTACCAGGAGCAGGTGATGCAGATCGCCCAGGTGCTGTCGGGCTATTCACTCGGCGAGGCCGATCTCTTGCGCCGCGCCATGGGCAAGAAAATCAAGGAGGAGATGGACAAGCAGCGCGCCCGCTTCGTCGAGGGCGCGGTCGGCAATGGCGTGTCGAAGCCGCAGGCGGACCTGATCTTCGATCTGCTCGCCAAATTCGCCAATTACGGCTTCAACAAGTCGCATGCGGCCGCCTACGCCATAGTCTCCTACCAGACCGCCTATATGAAGGCGCATTATCCGGTCGAGTTCCTCGCGGCGTCGATGACGCTCGACATGTCGAACACTGAGAAGATCAACGACTTCCGCCAGGACGCGATGCGCCTCGGAATTCAGGTTATCGCCCCCTCGGTGCAGAGCTCGTTCCGTCCTTTCGAGACCGGCGACAACCGGATCTATTACTCGCTGGCTGCCATCAAGGGCGTCGGTGAATCCGCCGTCGACCACATCGTTGCCGTTCGCGGCGACCGTCCCTTCGCGAGCCTCGAGGATTTCTGCCTCCGGATCGACCCGAAACTTCTGAACCGGCGCGTCTTTGAAAGCCTGATCGCCGCCGGTGCTTTCGACTGCTTCGGTTACGACCGGGCCGAGCTCATCGGCGGCCTCGACCGGATTCTCGGCTTTGCGCAGCGCGCCCAGGAAAACAAGCTCAGCGGCCAGAGCGACATGTTCGGCGCGGGCGCTGCGACGGGTCCCGAAAAGATCGCTCTGCCGGCCTACACGCCCTGGCTTGCCTCGGAGAAGCTGCACCGCGAGTTCCAGGTGCTCGGCTTCTACCTTTCCGCCCATCCGCTCGATACCTACAACAATCTCCTGGCGAAGATGCGGGTGCAGACATTCGCGGATTTTTCCGCCGCCGTGAAGAAAGGGGCGACCGCGGGCCGCCTTGCCGGCACCGTGACGTCGAAGCAGGAGCGCAAGACGCGTACCGGCAACAAGATGGGCATCGTCGCCTTCTCCGATGCGTCGGGCCAGTTCGAGGCGGTGCTGTTTTCCGAAATGCTGCACCAGTATCGGGACCTGCTGGAACCCGGCAAGTCGCTGGTGATGACGGTAGACGCGGAGGAGCGGCCGGAAGGCGTCGGCCTTCGCATCCGGACGCTGCGGTCGCTCGAAGAGGAATCGCTGCAAATGCAGAAGGCGCTGCGCGTCTATGTGCGGGACTCCGGCCCCTTACGCTCCATCGCCTCGCACCTCAACGCCAAGGGCGACGGCCTCGTCTCCTTCATCGTCATCAAGGACAACGGTCAGCGGGAGATCGAGGTCGAGCTCAGCGAGAGATACCGGATCTCGCCGGAAATCGCTGCGGCCCTTCGCTCCGCGCCGGGTGTCGTGGACGTCGAGTTGGTATAG
- a CDS encoding L,D-transpeptidase family protein codes for MRITLGMALAVLIVSAPSALVAGTKAPLQIVVSRQQQSLVVYDGDTVVATSNVSTGKRGHTTPTGIFSILEKRRHHRSNIYSNAPMPFMQRLTWSGIALHGSNHVPDYPASHGCVRLPSKFAVGLFKMTERGMHVVISDRQVTPAEISSVMLFQPREARPPQPPMSDVPLRPAISHFDGSSVEVAMTESNPLPVLEHDQPPIRILITRRGDRETMRDLQVLLTMLGYDAGEPDGRSGPMTLAAIRSFQTAEGLPVDGKATPELIGAVYRKAGRDMPANGILRVRRAFEPLFEADVRIERPELALGTHFLQYQDTDAATGEGKWFGMSLDNALSKAAKQRLGITVDADRMEYNGLQRSLSRLTMSVDVRRRIASLLADGSSLSVSDTDTGLETGEGTDFITITRAP; via the coding sequence TTGCGTATCACTCTCGGAATGGCACTTGCCGTTCTCATCGTGTCGGCGCCGTCGGCGCTTGTGGCCGGCACCAAGGCGCCGCTGCAGATCGTCGTCTCGAGGCAGCAGCAGTCGCTCGTCGTCTATGACGGCGACACCGTCGTCGCGACGTCCAATGTTTCGACGGGCAAGCGCGGCCACACGACGCCGACGGGCATCTTTTCGATTCTCGAAAAGCGCCGCCATCACAGGTCCAACATCTATTCGAATGCACCGATGCCGTTCATGCAGCGGCTCACCTGGTCCGGTATCGCCTTGCATGGGTCGAACCATGTGCCGGACTATCCCGCCTCGCATGGCTGCGTGCGCCTGCCGAGCAAATTCGCCGTCGGCTTGTTCAAGATGACAGAACGCGGCATGCACGTGGTGATCTCCGATCGCCAGGTGACGCCCGCCGAAATTTCGAGCGTGATGCTGTTCCAGCCGAGAGAGGCGCGCCCGCCGCAGCCGCCGATGTCGGACGTGCCGCTGCGGCCCGCCATCAGCCATTTCGACGGGAGTTCCGTCGAAGTCGCCATGACGGAAAGCAACCCCTTGCCGGTGCTGGAGCACGATCAGCCGCCAATTCGCATTCTGATCACCCGGCGTGGCGACCGGGAGACGATGCGCGATCTGCAGGTGCTGCTGACGATGCTCGGCTACGACGCGGGTGAGCCGGATGGCCGCAGCGGCCCCATGACGCTTGCGGCGATCCGCTCGTTCCAGACGGCAGAGGGGCTGCCGGTGGACGGAAAAGCGACCCCGGAACTGATCGGGGCGGTCTATCGCAAGGCCGGCAGGGACATGCCGGCGAACGGTATTCTGCGCGTACGCCGCGCGTTTGAACCGCTCTTCGAGGCGGACGTAAGGATAGAGAGACCCGAACTGGCGCTCGGCACGCATTTTCTGCAGTACCAGGATACAGACGCAGCAACCGGCGAGGGCAAGTGGTTCGGCATGTCGCTCGACAACGCGCTCTCAAAGGCCGCGAAACAACGGCTGGGCATCACGGTGGACGCCGACCGCATGGAATACAACGGCCTTCAGCGGAGCCTGAGCCGCCTCACAATGTCCGTGGACGTGCGCCGGCGCATAGCAAGCCTCCTTGCCGACGGATCGTCGCTGTCGGTTTCCGACACGGACACCGGGCTGGAGACCGGCGAAGGGACCGATTTCATCACCATTACTCGCGCTCCGTAA
- a CDS encoding DNA polymerase IV → MTSAAPFSGFCRDCLKELAAPVRRCLACGSPRLLSHAELYRLTLAHIDCDAFYASIEKRDKPELADKPVIIGGGKRGVVSTACYIARIHGVRSAMPMFKALEACPQAVVIKPNMEKYSQVGREVRAMMLELTPLVQPLSIDEAFLDLNGTERLHHHPPARTLARFAKRVEEEVGITVSVGLSYCKFLAKVASDLQKPRGFSVIGQAEAVDFLKERPVTLIWGVGKAFAATLERDGIRTIGQLQTMDEADLMRRYGSMGQRLYRLSRGQDERTVEIDGEAKSVSSETTFNDDLSRPDELVSHLRRLSEQVALRLRKSELAGQTVVLKLKTADFKLRTRNRRLESPTRLADRIFRVGLQLLEREVDGTKYRLIGIGVSDLTHPDLADPPDLVDPLATRRAAAEEAINKLRDKFGKASVETGYTFGQRRRDQ, encoded by the coding sequence ATGACCAGCGCTGCCCCGTTTTCCGGCTTCTGCCGAGACTGCCTCAAGGAACTGGCTGCGCCGGTGCGACGGTGTCTGGCCTGCGGCAGCCCGCGGCTTCTCAGCCATGCCGAACTCTATCGGTTGACCTTGGCGCATATCGATTGCGACGCCTTCTATGCCTCGATCGAGAAGCGCGACAAGCCGGAGCTTGCCGACAAGCCGGTGATCATCGGCGGCGGCAAGCGCGGAGTTGTCTCGACAGCCTGCTACATCGCCCGCATTCACGGCGTCCGCTCGGCTATGCCGATGTTCAAGGCGCTCGAAGCCTGTCCGCAAGCCGTGGTCATCAAGCCCAACATGGAAAAGTACTCGCAGGTCGGGCGCGAAGTCAGGGCAATGATGCTCGAGCTGACACCGCTCGTGCAGCCGCTCTCGATCGACGAGGCGTTCCTGGACCTGAACGGCACCGAGCGGCTGCATCACCATCCCCCTGCCCGCACGCTGGCGCGCTTCGCGAAACGCGTCGAAGAGGAAGTCGGCATCACCGTCTCGGTCGGACTTTCCTACTGCAAGTTCCTCGCAAAGGTCGCCTCCGATCTGCAGAAGCCGCGCGGATTCTCCGTCATCGGCCAGGCCGAGGCGGTCGATTTCCTCAAGGAGCGCCCGGTCACGCTGATCTGGGGCGTCGGCAAGGCCTTTGCCGCGACGCTGGAGCGTGACGGAATCCGCACCATCGGCCAGTTGCAGACGATGGACGAAGCGGACCTGATGCGCCGCTATGGCTCGATGGGCCAAAGGCTATACCGCCTGTCGCGCGGTCAGGACGAGCGCACCGTCGAGATCGACGGCGAGGCGAAGAGCGTCTCCTCGGAGACGACATTCAACGACGACCTGTCGCGCCCGGACGAGCTCGTTTCGCATCTCAGGCGGCTGAGCGAGCAGGTGGCGCTGCGGCTGCGCAAGTCGGAGCTTGCCGGCCAAACGGTTGTCCTGAAACTCAAGACCGCGGATTTCAAGCTCCGCACCCGCAACCGGCGGCTCGAAAGTCCGACCCGGCTGGCCGACCGCATCTTTCGGGTCGGCCTCCAGCTGCTCGAAAGAGAGGTCGACGGTACGAAATACCGACTGATCGGCATCGGCGTCAGCGACCTCACCCATCCCGATCTCGCCGATCCGCCGGATCTCGTCGATCCTCTGGCGACCAGACGCGCTGCGGCCGAGGAGGCGATCAACAAGCTGCGCGACAAGTTCGGCAAGGCCAGCGTCGAAACGGGCTATACGTTCGGCCAACGCCGACGCGACCAATAG
- a CDS encoding DUF3572 domain-containing protein: MKSADETAIAILGWLANEPELLSRFLALTGTDPVSLRKAVGDPAFMGGVVAFLMDHEPTLIAFCAATGTAPEDVVWAHQAFSGPAHFED, from the coding sequence ATGAAGAGCGCTGACGAAACGGCGATCGCGATCCTCGGCTGGCTCGCCAACGAACCGGAACTGCTGTCGCGTTTCCTGGCGCTGACCGGCACCGACCCTGTGTCGCTGCGCAAAGCCGTGGGGGACCCGGCCTTCATGGGCGGGGTCGTCGCCTTTCTGATGGACCACGAGCCGACGCTCATCGCCTTCTGTGCGGCGACTGGGACCGCTCCCGAAGACGTCGTCTGGGCGCACCAGGCATTTTCCGGCCCGGCGCACTTCGAGGATTGA
- a CDS encoding response regulator → MPKQVMIVEDNELNMKLFRDLIEASGYQTIQTRNGMEALELARKHRPDLILMDIQLPEVSGLEVTKWLKEDDELHVIPVIAVTAFAMKGDEERIRQGGCEAYVSKPISVPKFIETIKTYLGDA, encoded by the coding sequence ATGCCCAAACAGGTGATGATTGTTGAGGATAACGAGCTGAACATGAAGCTCTTCCGCGACCTGATTGAGGCTTCTGGCTATCAGACGATCCAGACGCGCAACGGCATGGAAGCGCTCGAACTAGCGCGCAAGCACCGGCCCGACCTCATCCTCATGGACATTCAACTGCCGGAGGTTTCCGGCCTCGAAGTGACGAAATGGCTGAAGGAGGACGACGAGCTCCACGTCATTCCGGTCATCGCCGTAACCGCCTTCGCCATGAAGGGCGACGAGGAGCGTATTCGACAGGGCGGATGTGAAGCCTATGTGTCCAAACCGATTTCCGTTCCGAAATTCATTGAAACAATCAAGACATATCTGGGCGATGCCTGA
- a CDS encoding PleD family two-component system response regulator: MTARILVVDDVPANVKLLEARLVAEYFDVLTAGDGRSALAICENTPVDLILLDIMMPDMDGFEVCARLKENGRTAHIPVVMVTALDQPSDRVRGLKAGADDFLTKPVNDLQLMSRVKSLVRLKNVSDELRLRAQTAQTIGLQELARADRPDEPGNVLLVDGRASSQERLLRALKPIADVSVISDPQAALFEAAENSFDLAIVNANFDDYDPLRLCSQLRSLERTRFIPILLVTEQGSEEMVVRALELGVTDYIMRPVDPNELVARSLTQIRRKHCNDRLRASVQQTIELAITDDLTGLHNRRYLDSHLKLLIDRASARGRPLSICITDIDRFKLVNDTYGHDAGDEVLREFANRVRATVRGADLACRFGGEEFVIVMPDTTPEMAAIVAERLRLMVEGRAFGISQGETILSVTASLGIATLRPRDDTPEALLKRADTALYQAKNNGRNRVVAAAA; encoded by the coding sequence ATGACTGCTCGCATCCTCGTCGTCGATGACGTACCAGCCAACGTAAAGCTTCTGGAGGCGCGCCTCGTCGCCGAGTATTTCGATGTCTTGACCGCCGGCGACGGACGCTCCGCATTGGCAATTTGCGAGAATACGCCGGTCGACCTTATCCTCCTCGACATCATGATGCCGGACATGGACGGCTTCGAGGTTTGCGCGAGACTGAAGGAAAACGGCCGCACCGCCCATATTCCCGTGGTCATGGTGACGGCGCTTGACCAACCCTCCGATCGGGTCCGGGGCCTCAAGGCCGGTGCAGACGATTTCCTCACCAAGCCGGTCAACGATCTGCAGCTGATGTCCCGGGTGAAAAGCCTGGTGCGGCTCAAGAATGTCAGCGACGAATTGCGCCTCAGGGCGCAGACGGCGCAGACGATCGGCCTGCAGGAACTTGCCCGCGCCGACCGGCCCGACGAGCCCGGCAACGTGCTCCTTGTCGACGGTCGGGCCTCCTCGCAGGAGCGGCTGCTGCGCGCCTTGAAGCCGATCGCCGACGTTTCGGTGATCTCCGACCCCCAGGCCGCCCTTTTCGAGGCTGCGGAGAACAGCTTCGATCTCGCGATCGTCAATGCCAACTTCGACGACTACGATCCGCTGCGTCTCTGCTCGCAATTGCGCTCTCTCGAGAGGACGCGCTTCATACCGATCCTGCTCGTCACCGAGCAGGGGAGCGAAGAGATGGTCGTCCGCGCCCTGGAACTCGGGGTAACGGACTACATCATGCGGCCGGTCGATCCCAACGAGCTGGTGGCGCGCTCCCTGACGCAGATCCGCCGCAAGCACTGCAATGACCGGCTGCGCGCCAGCGTCCAGCAAACCATCGAATTGGCGATCACAGATGATCTCACCGGCCTTCACAATCGCCGTTACCTCGACAGCCATCTGAAGCTCCTGATCGATCGGGCGAGCGCGCGCGGCCGGCCGCTTTCGATCTGCATCACCGATATCGACCGCTTCAAGCTGGTGAACGACACCTATGGGCACGATGCGGGCGACGAAGTTCTGCGCGAATTTGCCAACCGCGTCCGTGCGACGGTTCGCGGCGCCGATCTCGCCTGCCGGTTCGGCGGCGAGGAGTTCGTCATCGTGATGCCGGACACGACGCCCGAGATGGCCGCGATCGTCGCGGAGCGGCTTCGCTTGATGGTTGAGGGACGCGCCTTCGGGATTTCACAGGGCGAAACGATCCTCAGCGTCACGGCGTCCCTGGGCATCGCCACGCTGCGGCCCCGGGACGATACGCCCGAAGCCCTGCTGAAGCGCGCCGATACGGCGCTGTACCAGGCCAAGAACAACGGGCGCAACCGGGTCGTGGCGGCGGCCGCGTAA
- the rpmG gene encoding 50S ribosomal protein L33: protein MAKATTIKIKLLSTADTGFFYVTTKNSRTMTEKMTKTKYDPVVKKHVEFKETKIK, encoded by the coding sequence ATGGCGAAAGCTACCACCATCAAGATCAAGCTGCTGTCGACGGCCGACACGGGTTTCTTCTACGTCACGACCAAGAACAGCCGCACGATGACGGAAAAGATGACGAAGACGAAGTACGATCCGGTCGTCAAGAAGCACGTCGAATTCAAGGAAACGAAGATCAAGTAA
- a CDS encoding MFS transporter, with protein MSKPQSGTSAPVDEIHWPSLIAALASITAVGIAMGLGLPLLSIIMEKRGIAPTLNGLNAAMAGLASMAAAPFTMKFAHRHGVAPTMLLAIVFAAASALGFYYVSNFWLWFPLRIVFHGAITVLFILSEFWINATAPPNRRGFVLGIYGTVLSLGFASGPLLFSMLGSEGVLPFAVGAVVILLSAIPIFLARNESPALDEKPKRHFMRYVFLVPTATAAVFIFGAVEYGGLSLFPIFGTRAGFTESQAALLLTVMGIGNFIFQIPLGMLSDRVKDRRTILSALTLIGFVGALFLPMLVENWFLMALVLLFWGGCVSGLYTVGLSHLGARLQGADLAAANAAFVFSYAVGTVAGPQVIGAAMDVTGNDGFAWAIAGFFGLYVVLSLARMVLNPKRP; from the coding sequence ATGTCGAAGCCGCAGTCCGGCACATCCGCGCCGGTTGACGAAATTCACTGGCCTTCGCTGATCGCTGCGCTTGCGTCGATCACCGCCGTCGGCATTGCGATGGGTCTTGGCCTTCCGCTGCTCAGCATCATCATGGAAAAGCGCGGCATCGCACCGACGCTGAACGGGTTGAATGCTGCAATGGCCGGCCTCGCATCGATGGCCGCCGCTCCGTTCACAATGAAATTCGCCCATCGTCACGGCGTTGCGCCGACCATGCTGCTGGCGATCGTTTTCGCGGCGGCAAGCGCGCTCGGCTTCTACTACGTCAGCAATTTCTGGCTCTGGTTTCCGCTTCGAATCGTGTTTCACGGTGCAATTACTGTTCTCTTCATTCTCTCGGAATTCTGGATCAATGCCACTGCGCCGCCCAACAGGCGCGGCTTCGTGCTCGGCATCTACGGCACGGTGCTCTCGCTTGGCTTCGCCAGCGGCCCCCTGCTCTTTTCTATGCTGGGGAGCGAGGGCGTGCTGCCCTTCGCCGTCGGCGCGGTGGTCATCCTGCTCTCGGCAATTCCGATCTTTCTCGCGCGCAACGAAAGCCCGGCCCTCGACGAGAAGCCGAAACGCCATTTCATGCGTTACGTCTTCCTCGTGCCGACGGCCACCGCCGCCGTCTTCATCTTCGGCGCGGTGGAATATGGTGGCCTTTCGCTCTTCCCTATCTTCGGGACACGCGCCGGCTTTACCGAATCGCAGGCGGCTCTGCTCCTGACCGTCATGGGCATCGGCAATTTCATCTTTCAGATTCCGCTCGGCATGCTGTCCGACCGCGTGAAGGATCGCCGTACGATCCTGTCGGCACTGACCTTGATCGGCTTCGTGGGCGCATTGTTTCTGCCGATGCTGGTCGAAAACTGGTTTCTCATGGCACTTGTGCTTCTGTTCTGGGGAGGGTGCGTCTCGGGCCTCTACACGGTCGGACTCAGCCATCTAGGCGCCCGACTCCAGGGGGCCGACCTCGCGGCCGCCAACGCAGCCTTCGTGTTCTCTTACGCCGTCGGCACGGTAGCGGGCCCGCAAGTGATCGGCGCCGCAATGGATGTCACCGGCAACGACGGGTTTGCCTGGGCCATTGCCGGCTTCTTCGGGCTTTATGTCGTGCTTTCGCTCGCCCGCATGGTTTTGAATCCAAAACGGCCTTGA
- a CDS encoding NUDIX hydrolase, whose protein sequence is MLLDRSNKGVRVLMGKRHSAHAFMPDLYVFPGGRRDPTDHRLGFSGDLKPTVLSALKASEGRPIPEGRARALALAAARELFEEAGVCLGRQHSPSGAPLPFLPDLTNLRYMARAITPPGQARRFDTRFFAVFADEAEIEPSAILDSRELQDLQWIDVNDFSSLQVPEITAIILADLRAGLEADSSLPHDRAIPFYFTRRGRFLRTLL, encoded by the coding sequence ATGCTCCTCGACCGCTCCAACAAGGGCGTGCGTGTCCTGATGGGCAAGCGCCACAGCGCCCATGCCTTCATGCCCGACCTCTATGTCTTTCCCGGTGGCCGCCGCGATCCGACGGACCATCGGCTGGGATTTTCCGGCGATCTGAAGCCGACAGTGCTCAGCGCGCTGAAGGCAAGCGAAGGGCGCCCGATCCCCGAGGGACGCGCCCGGGCGCTGGCGCTCGCGGCCGCGCGAGAACTCTTCGAAGAGGCGGGAGTATGTCTCGGCCGGCAACACAGCCCGTCGGGTGCTCCCCTTCCCTTTCTTCCCGATCTCACAAACTTGCGCTATATGGCGCGGGCCATCACGCCGCCGGGACAAGCGCGGCGGTTCGACACGCGCTTCTTTGCAGTCTTCGCGGATGAGGCCGAAATCGAGCCGTCTGCTATCCTGGACAGCCGGGAGCTTCAGGATTTGCAGTGGATCGACGTCAACGACTTCTCGTCTCTCCAAGTGCCGGAGATCACCGCAATCATCCTCGCGGATCTGAGAGCCGGGCTTGAGGCGGATTCCTCGCTTCCTCATGACCGAGCAATCCCGTTCTACTTCACGCGCCGCGGGCGCTTTCTTCGCACGCTTCTCTAG
- a CDS encoding DUF983 domain-containing protein — protein MKAMATDKLQLGGEQREERPVGRSMKRGFLGKCPACGQGRLFQSFVKSVDACAVCRERMDHHRADDFPPYIVVTIVGHVVLGGYMMTDLVLPLTTWQHLALWAPVTLVSALALMQPVKGAVIGLQWALKMHGFGGHEDRPEDILPPRDPSA, from the coding sequence ATGAAGGCAATGGCAACGGACAAGCTCCAACTGGGCGGGGAGCAGCGGGAGGAGCGGCCCGTCGGCCGCTCGATGAAGCGCGGCTTTCTCGGGAAGTGCCCCGCCTGCGGCCAGGGCCGACTGTTTCAAAGCTTCGTCAAATCGGTGGATGCCTGCGCCGTCTGCCGCGAGCGAATGGACCATCACCGTGCCGACGACTTTCCGCCCTATATCGTCGTGACGATCGTCGGCCATGTGGTGCTCGGCGGCTATATGATGACCGATCTCGTCCTTCCGCTCACCACCTGGCAGCACCTGGCGCTCTGGGCGCCGGTGACGCTCGTCAGCGCACTCGCTTTGATGCAGCCGGTCAAGGGCGCGGTCATCGGCCTGCAATGGGCTCTCAAGATGCACGGCTTCGGCGGTCACGAAGACCGGCCGGAAGACATCCTGCCGCCGCGGGATCCCTCGGCATGA